One window from the genome of Pogoniulus pusillus isolate bPogPus1 chromosome 7, bPogPus1.pri, whole genome shotgun sequence encodes:
- the NDUFAF5 gene encoding arginine-hydroxylase NDUFAF5, mitochondrial isoform X1, translated as MAAAGFGGAAAVGRVRVLRGVCRSVLRAGWGGGWRRLCALSGGSAAAASSPASSGTSTLNLFDRRLKRKQKNWAALQAEPAKCDYLREEVGGRIADRVFDITRTFPLALDVGSGRGYIAQHLTKETVEKLIQVDIAENALKNAVESEIPTVSVVADEEFLPFKEDTFDLVVSSLSLHWVNDLPKAFREIHQVLKPDGVFIGAMFGGDTLYELRCSLQLAELEREGGFSPHVSPFTAVSDLGHLLSRAGFNTLTVDTDEIQVNYPGLFEVMEDLQGMGESNCSWNRKPLLHRETMLAAAAIYQEMYGNSDGSVPATFQIYYMIGWKFHESQARPAQRGSATVSLGDLAKIDALLSRGKK; from the exons ATGGCCGCTGCAGGCTTCGGCGGTGCTGCGGCCGTGGGGAGGGTGCGAGTTTTGAGGGGGGTCTGCCGCTCGGTCCTGCGGGCCGGATGGGGTGGCGGATGGCGACGGCTCTGTGCATTGTCAGGGGGATCGGCGGCCGCCGCTTCTTCTCCGGCATCGTCGGGTACGAGTACACTGAACCTCTTCGACCGTCGGCTGAAGCGGAAGCAGAAGAACTGGGCGGCGCTGCAGGCCGAGCCCGCCAAATGCGACTACCTGCGGGAGGAG GTCGGCGGCAGGATAGCAGACAGGGTGTTTGACATCACCAG AACATTTCCTCTTGCTTTGGATGTTGGCTCTGGAAGAGGTTACATAGCTCAGCATTTAACCAAG GAAACAGTTGAAAAACTTATTCAAGTTGATATTGCTGAGAATGCTTTA AAAAATGCGGTGGAATCTGAAATCCCTACAGTTAGTGTTGTAGCTGATGAGGAATTCCTTCCTTTTAAAGAAGATACGTTTGATCTTGTTGTTAGCAGCTTAAG TTTACATTGGGTGAATGACCTTCCTAAAGCTTTTAGAGAG ATTCACCAAGTTCTTAAGCCAGATGGAGTATTCATTGGTGCAATGTTTGGGGGAGACACTCTCTATGAGCTTCGCTGCTCTTTACAACTAGCCgaattagagagagaagggggcttTTCTCCTCATGTATCACCCTTCACTGCTGTCTCTGATTTGGGACATCTGCTATCAAGAGCTGGCTTTAACACCTTGACTGTG GATACTGATGAAATTCAGGTCAACTACCCGGGGTTGTTTGAGGTTATGGAAGACTTGCAAG GTATGGGGGAGAGTAATTGCTCTTGGAATAGAAAACCTCTGCTACACAGGGAGAcaatgctggcagctgctgcaataTACCAAG AAATGTATGGAAATAGTGATGGCTCAGTACCTGCCACATTTCAGATCTATTACATGATTGGCTGGAAATTCCATGAATCACAG GCAAGACCAGCCCAAAGAGGTTCTGCAACAGTTTCACTTGGAGATCTGGCAAAAATAGATGCACTTCtttccagagggaaaaaatag
- the NDUFAF5 gene encoding arginine-hydroxylase NDUFAF5, mitochondrial isoform X2, giving the protein MFGGDTLYELRCSLQLAELEREGGFSPHVSPFTAVSDLGHLLSRAGFNTLTVDTDEIQVNYPGLFEVMEDLQGMGESNCSWNRKPLLHRETMLAAAAIYQEMYGNSDGSVPATFQIYYMIGWKFHESQARPAQRGSATVSLGDLAKIDALLSRGKK; this is encoded by the exons ATGTTTGGGGGAGACACTCTCTATGAGCTTCGCTGCTCTTTACAACTAGCCgaattagagagagaagggggcttTTCTCCTCATGTATCACCCTTCACTGCTGTCTCTGATTTGGGACATCTGCTATCAAGAGCTGGCTTTAACACCTTGACTGTG GATACTGATGAAATTCAGGTCAACTACCCGGGGTTGTTTGAGGTTATGGAAGACTTGCAAG GTATGGGGGAGAGTAATTGCTCTTGGAATAGAAAACCTCTGCTACACAGGGAGAcaatgctggcagctgctgcaataTACCAAG AAATGTATGGAAATAGTGATGGCTCAGTACCTGCCACATTTCAGATCTATTACATGATTGGCTGGAAATTCCATGAATCACAG GCAAGACCAGCCCAAAGAGGTTCTGCAACAGTTTCACTTGGAGATCTGGCAAAAATAGATGCACTTCtttccagagggaaaaaatag